From the Cucumis sativus cultivar 9930 chromosome 5, Cucumber_9930_V3, whole genome shotgun sequence genome, the window ttgatactaataaattattttttttattttttttattttttattaatattttaaaaaaggctgtcctaaaaaatatttataaaaatgtttttaagggtgaaaaataaaaaatataatattaaaataaataacaataagaaTTTAGGAGATTAGAAaatttccttcaatatattccATTCAAGTATAATGGAATTTTAACCAATATGTATATGTCTAAcaataaaatgtaattatttatgAGCAATTTGGCGAGCAACTAGGGATGTCCACAGGCTGGTTGGGTCGGGATAAAGAATATTCTCCACCCTTGACTTTCAATTgtcaatgaaaaaaatactcttcactccctctctcattttttGGGTATTTGGAGATTTTTCGTGTCGTTTGAACCTCGACCTTGCATGTTAAATGGACATCTTTAGTGAGCACAAAGTAAATTACATGGATGCCAAATGTTAGTATCTCAAAGATACTCGATAAGGTAGATTTGTGGAGGGAAAGACACATGACATTATTATACTAAACATATGACgaacatttatttaataatatttataacaattttcaagtagttgttttttgaaaaatcacattagatgattaaaaaaatcgCTCACCACACCTTTTTTCATATTgcgaatttgacaaatatgatagTAATCAGAtagtaatttgtttttaaatttgtcatttttgcaattttgatGGCATGGactctattatcattttttttccttttgctatttttgtaaactcatttctttatatatataaaagaaatactaaaaactaagtgtttttttaatctaatttaaaaattggatgaaatatggataaatatcataataaaaacttaaaaacaaaattgttaccAAATGAGAGGtctctttgttattattgtttttttctaaattacgAGTTTAGTAGTTAAAGGTAAAGTTTGTAGACGTAGGgcctaaattcaaaattgttttcaatttttcattttgtatacaataaatttataaaagaattcaaaagatttaaaaatgaattgagtTATTGTAggtaagtttgatttttttttgtttactccaacgataaactttaaatttaaggTTAGATAGATCGTtgaatactaaaaaaaaatgaaacattccATGGCCTACGAATTACAAAGTTCAacctttcaaacaaaaaaaaaaaccataaaattcAAGATCATAGTCTATGTTCGTATGTTAGTTTTTCTAATACAATAGGcgaaaatatagaaattaaaactttaaatctGAAAGGAATTGTGTTAATAGTCGTAGAGTTATGCTTTTTGAGTGCTTATCTCTTTCGAGATAGATTTAGATCGATAaacatatcaatatttttttaataaaaatgtatttcaataaagctaataaaataaattagcaCAACCCTTCACTAAGAGCAGAGGACATCTATTGATGttaatgaaaatatgattatgcaaaaatattgtttcttttatcataggtgaacatttaattaatctattatacaaatttgatatgtgtttataaatattttataatttttctttgtttggggaattttaaaaaatggctccttttccttttttctttttttgtgtgcaataattatattataaatttaatttgaaatgaatCTTCCACTAAAAAATGGAATTTTAGTTAACCAATTATGGTAGTTTATGATTTCTTGTACTatttaaacttatatatttatagtataATGATAATGTTTTAACCctaatttcacattttttagGGGTTATTTTACCCTTTATTTaaccattttgaaaatgaaaaaaacacgatgaaaaatacaaaaagttaGAATcctattataaaaaatataaaaatggacAAGTCAATAGCAAATTAATTAGCTATTTGGTACATAAGATTAGTGTACCAATATGATATCGTGTacaaataaatcttttaaatatttagactTGACTAtgtacccaaatctaaactacGAATTTGGTACACGAATCTAAATTAccaatatttgattttgatttttgctGAAGTTCGAGTAGCTATATATCCGTAggacaaacaaaaatataatacaaaatttatgattgctactaaaatataatacaaaatatatgattgttttaaaacgtaacagaaaaaggaaatggGAAGGAATAATAGTCGAATtgattaacttttttttatttacgtgacataaatatttgagtgttttgtaatatttataaaaaatatatatatattttaatatataacaatatttttgtatacagaacaaaaagtataaatatttttctaaagtttGAGTGTACTTTTATTGATCAATGGAATTTTATCATATAGTATTCACCTAATAAGGTTGAAGTGATAACTAAAtcaattattagaaaaatagaaaagaaagctATAGTCAGTTTAAACAAAATGGGAAGGGAATGGAATTTCTCAAACTCATCTTTTTAGCATGTTTCCtcctttttcttgttttgctCTGCCTTCaccctctcttcttcttcttcttttagctCTTCTAGAGCTTCAATTAGACTCTCCAAGCAATCTCTAGGGTCACCTGAAACTGCCTTCGGCATCAAATGCTCCGCCACATCCGCCGGAGTGATCGCCGTTTCACTTATTAGCTTCTCAATCTTCGAAAACAGAGGATGCCGTTCAATCTTCAGGTAATTCTTCGCCAGTACCTTGAACGCTTCAAATCCACAGAACGACATTTCTATATGCTTATCCATTCTTCCTTTTCTAATCAGTGCTGGATCCAGTTTCTCGACATAGTTCGTCGTGAAGACTATCAGTCTTTCTCCTCCACATGCCGACCAGAGTCCGTCTATGAAGTTCAGAAGCCCCGAAAGCGTCACTTCGCTGGGGTTTGTATCACTAATTTCTCTCAtcatcattctttttattggaTCCTTGTCtatatctttttttcctttctcggTTTTGTTTGTCCGTTGGCCTGTGAGATCGAGGGAACAATCAATGTCCTCGATTACGACGACGGATTTGCTTGATATTTCCGTAAGTAATCTCCTCAATTCTAGGTTGTTTTTTACGGACGTTAATTCGAGATCGTAAATGTCGTACCCTAAAAGATTCGCCATCGCCGCTATCATCGTTGATTTTCCAGTTCCTGGTGGACCGTACAGGAGATATCCTCTTTTCCAAGCCCTACCGATTTCTTTGTAAAATTCCTCCGCCTGACTGAACGCAATTAGGTCATCCATTatctctttcttcctctccGGCTTCATTGCCAATGTCTTAAACGTCGCTGGATGTTCGAACACAACGTGGCTCCATTGAGCGTCTTGGTTAGTGAAAAGCTTCCGTTGCCTGTTCTTTACCTTAATCGCTTTCCCCTCTTTGAGTACATGGTTCAAATACTGGCTGATTATGAGATCTCTGTACCTTCTATGAAACGTAAGCATAAAAAACCTTTTATCCTCTGTTGCTGGGTGGAATGAAATCGTCTGAGATTTGTTAATGATTCTTCCCGATGACCACCATAGCTTTATCCCCTCGTATTGTTCTGCAATTTCTTCGTGATCATCCATGGTGAGTACCAAAGATTGATTGCTCTGCATGGAATCTGCCTTCAAGCGTTTGGCTTCCGATGAGGAGTTTCTGGTGAGGTAATTCTGAATAGCAATATAAACTTCACTCCGAGTGAAACCCTCTCCGGTGAACTCATTGAAAGTGATTTGAACATAAGGATAAAAGAAACTCACAAATCTATGAGAGTATTTCTCGAAACAAGCACGAAGCTCAAATGGAAAATACTGCTGAAAAATAGCCCATATGAACACCAAACTCCCAATTATCGATCCAACACTGGTGAATAATTCTGCAAAtgccatttttcttcaatcttcttcttcttcctcagaGCTATCTCTTGTTCCagctttgaaagttttttatCTTGTTTGGCTTGgcttgaatttcaattttcaaagcTAACGgtgtttgaaaattagttgTTCAATCTTCAAAGTTTCAGATTAGGGATTGACTTTAATGGGGTTTGGCTATTTCTTAAGAGGCAGACAAAgcaattttaattgttttcttgtaGTATATGCTATTGTATTTCgtcaaatttgaattgaattcttatttcattttcgtTGTTTGTGATCATCTATTTATTGCCGACTGCCGTCTTTGATTTATCTTTAACATGGATGGATGgataaattacaatttttcttttttcccaaCCAGGAGGGTCATTAATTCTCTCAATTATAAAGGTTATATCAATTCTATTAGATTGCATTCCCTTTTTGTGTACGTCTACACAAAAAGGGCAATAAAAGATTGCATTCCCTTTTTACccctatatttttaataaatgattaCTTTGCCCTATTTTTGGATACACTCTTCATTTGGCGTCTATTGAGTGATGTCAAGACAATAGAGGTGTAACCTCATGATGACATGACGGGTGCAAGTGGTTGCACATTGAATTCTTGGATCCATTTCTACATATGAATGTGATTTATGTGTAAAAATGTGACTTCACGCATAGGTGTTTGTTGACATGATTCGATCTTTGAAGCATTACTCTTTGAGTTAAGATGTCATAATTGCTTTTGTAGAGACGGATGCACATCATACGAACGAGCATCATACGAACGAATGTGACATGTATAAAAGGTAGCTTACTCACCTTAGCATTTTTACACTACAAAAGTAGATTTGTTActtgaataaatatattttatgttaacAAAACACGTGGTAataaatatacttaattaGCATGATTTACAATTAAcatcaaactattttaaaaattaaaaaaaaagtaatagaCTAATTAATGAATGTAAATACATGCGTCGAATCAATACTCgtactttttaaaagataaaaaagattCAAGTCTTCTAGGtaattttaaggaaaaaaagagagatgatTTTGTCTTATTGTGATTACTGATTTGATTCTTTAACAGTCAACAAcacttttcttaaaattattgaaactttattcattaattctttttattgtcttGATAAACATCctacaaaatttatgatttttatcaattaaactCTTAATTGAAACTTTCCTAATcgaattattttatatttttaattaagatttccTTTGAAGATTCAATGTATTAACTTTAATCTTCCATTTtgttaatatcatattttaagAAGTCTACAAGCATACAAAAGTTGGTGACATTAATGACTTTCTATTAAGGTTCTAAATTGATGCACTCTCTAGAAGtcataattaatattcatcctgtaataaattttctatttttttcttaattattcataaataaaatttataataatgtgCCCTCAATTAAATGATTACTTTAAAAAACCTGggcaaatttttttaacctaGTAGACAATTGATAATTTAGAGATATGCAAAGCGAgtttaaactctttttttttttttttttttcattatgaaaatgcaaattacatttaaaataggggtttttcaaaattataataaacaataaaatactTACACtgaatataataatttcaaaaacgaaaaaaagttTACATGCCTATAATAAGTTTACAGGCCTACAacgaaaaataacaaaaaagatcTAGTCAACAGGTGCgcataatttttcttctaaaccaTAACGATAGGCGATCGTGTAGCCAAATCTAGACGATCTAGTACCAATATTCCAACcgatttatatttggtacatgatcttgtaaattattttatattaccaaatataattttttaaatatttggtacacgactGTGTAGattgttttatatttggtacacgatggTGTAgattgttttatatttgatatacgATATtgaatcaatattttgaaaaaaaacaatacaagaTTTatgttgattgaaaacaaagacaatgatttcaaaaaaaatatataaaagaaaagttgaagaagaatataagaaagaatatgaataaaaaaagaaaaattgccaaaaaaaaaaaaaagagaagaaagaagatgtaaaagaaggaagaaatcgGAGCTCAAAAAGTCTAGATAAAGCGGCAAagacaaacttgaaatattaaaaaaatggccGACTTCatgaactttttaattttgtcatacAAGTCAAAAAATGGCCGACTTCGTAAACTTGTGCTTTGACATTTCAACTAGTTAGTATGATGCACAAGGTTAGATATAGTTTGGATGCACTTAAGTatatctttcatattttttagagCAATAATTGGTTGAAGCTTAGACTGAGATTGCTTTCGATTTCCATGCATCctctatattatattgttgttgttgctgctaCTAGTATGGCGATGACAACTGCATCCCAAGTATTactcttaaaaatatttgagcaATGACTACACCTGTACATTTCACTCTaatcactaaaaaaaagtaaaaaagtttTGCATGTGATGAATGATTAGACAATTGAGTGAGAATGTGAGATGAAAatgcataaaaataaatgcaaCAAAAATATGCATGTAAGTGTcctttaaatataaacaaacaaatatacatatatatacatataagaaaaattggataagatagcattttgagaatatgatatatcaattatagcatattgttttagaattttgcaaatatgacaacattttcatttctccatcttaaatttgttattattcataaactaccattcaataacttatttatcttcctctttttaacgtcctactcattatttatttattctcttaatttttaaggtcacaattatttattctttccgtcttaatcttaattttaaaatatcaatagtacaataattgcaatatgaaatataagaTAATGATTGTTGATCgaagtaatttaatttcatttgtgattttttcttttactttattcgatgtgtattttgagttgaatctgattccaaatgattttgttttatttttttacattaatttttttgttttactttgtctaAGTTTTCGTATATtagtgttgtgatatacttatattatatgtattagttggttaatatgCTTACCACGtaattttcgttttttcaaattttatgcagttcattagagtattattaagtatatgaatgatgtaactcaatgtatcattatcaagtatatcaacaatatattgttaaagcatatcactaaagtgaatcattatcaagtatatgaataaagtaatttacaagtatatatcaatagtatatcaagtgtataagtagaACTTCAAGCACATTAAATGCATTTAATTcatcaattgtataagtaaagaatattaaatgtatatgcagtgtatcaggtgtatcaaacatatattagtaatatttcaagtgtgtatcaaaaggtatcgagtgtatcaagtgcatcaagtgtatcaatcaaatgtatttaGTGTATCAATTGGTGTATTAGATGTATaagacgtgtataaggtgtatcaaacatatattaataacgaggacatttgtgacattttatctcttgatgtgtgagttgAGTttcgtttttgtcattttcgcaaataataaagtgtgtgttatagacttaattattataactcattttgctatttttgtaatatatatatatatatatattgtgcgAAATACAAGTACATCTTAGCACACAAATATTGTTAATTCACTCAAATGTATAACTACAACCATTCACAAATGATTTCAAAAGGCCAAACGACTCAAACCTCCAAATCCTTATAGAACTAGAAAAACTAGAAGAAGATTATACatattcttaaaagaaaagttgatttCCTTCAATATGTGTGGACTAGATCAACACCACATATTATCCAACTACACTCTTTTCTAATAGTTTGACTATCATAGATGGTGTCAAAcctaattaagaaaaattgtataCAAGAATAATCAAGCAATAACTATATGGTAGGAAGGTTAATTAATGTGTGCATATAtgcatcaaaattaattaatggtgACAAGTATAGTAACCATAGTTGGATGGGTAAACGTTTACCATGCATAATTTATTATGCCACGTAAATTCATTGAAAGGTACCCAAAACATAATTCCatattacaattaaaaataaaatcacatgtttttatcttatatatatatatatatataatatatatatttaatatccttttaatttaattatttttagtaattaattatgtttggtGAGggatatctttttattttaaattttattaattaaataattaattaatatagccattataaattaatttatattaaatttaattcatctATATTGTTTAGTCAcgtaattatttattttttctttcaactaaTTATTGGATTGaactcaaatattcaaattcgaaacattaattattaattagtatGTACATTCATACTAATTatctcaaatattcaaattctacttatttaatatatttagtatgaaacaatatttgatattcaaaCTAGCTACCTTTGTAAGGACAGTGTGTGTCATATCAGTTTTGTATATCAAACATATGAATGAACACAGCATAGAAATAGATGTAGTTTCAAGAACTAACTACATTTCTTACTATGCGGTAATAATGGTGATTTGTTACACATTTCTTGAAGCAATAGTTCCAAATCCCTCCATGATGACCCATTTTCCGCCATAGCTTTCTTCGCCATATCTGAAATCTCCATTGCCTTCTTCCTCGCTTCTTTCCCTTCCTCTCCTTCCATTAACTCTTTCACATGTCTCTTCAAATCCTTCCCTTTTACAAACCCTTTCATCAACGACCTCCCCTCCACCGCCTTCATCCCCGCCCTCAACTCCTCCACTACCATTCTTGCGTTAAGACTTTGATCCGCCATTAACGGGTAAGTAAGAATTGGGACTCCACAGCTCAAACTCTCAATCACTGAGTTCCAACCACAATGACTAAAAAACCCTTTAACAGCTTCATGTTTTAACACTTCCCATTGATTCACCCATTCCCTTACTATAAtccctctctcttttgttCTCTCTTCAAACCCTTTATCTTCcattgtttccttttcttcctctaCTTTTTTTCGTACCCATAGAAAGTTCACTCCTGATTCCTCTAATCCAATCTCtatctcttttatttgttCACTCGAAATCTCCGACTGCGTTCCAAACGCCATGTACAATACGTTATCTCCTTGCCTGAGTTTTCCCTCCAACCATTCTAACCACAATGGCCCTATAGCTTGGTTGGTTGGCTGCTGCGTTTGGCCGTTTGTTGTGGCCTCGAAGCTACATTGGTACAGACAAAGTGGTCCAATATTCCAAGTCCTTCCACTGTTCAGCAAATTTGGGAAGAATTAATGCCAATTCACATCATATATTAACacaattttattcattttggcCAACTGCATTTGTTACaataacttcaaaatatattatatttacaaaatacaatgaaagttaaatataattttactatttaatgGTTTTAGCAGTTTTAAGATTTggaattatttgtattttgttttcatttattatgcaacaaaatatttacccaacaacaaaaaaaagtgcaTAAGTCCACCataaaaaataccaaacaTGCCTCCAACAACATGCGATGCGATGAAACGAgagttgttattttttaaaagatttgttTGGTATaggatcatttagatttagctatTTTTATGTACGATTGTTACCAATTtctgaacaattttttttcattttttatattttgtacacaaccttaaacaaccaaataatagtttaaaaaaaaataaaaggaagatcGTTTATATTTTGGATCACGATTTTGAACCAAGTATGTACCtaataaggaaagaaaaaaaaagttatacaaGAAAGAGATGGGAAGGAAGAGCATAcctgaaatatttaaagaaaatgaccGACTTGAtaggtttttttattttgttacacgggCAAGTTTTGCGccgtttgttatatttatgaaaacttaTCAAACTAATatctaattataaatatattgacTCAAAATCTGATTTTCTTCTTAGGAATATTATTAGAGTTg encodes:
- the LOC101215623 gene encoding AAA-ATPase ASD, mitochondrial, translated to MAFAELFTSVGSIIGSLVFIWAIFQQYFPFELRACFEKYSHRFVSFFYPYVQITFNEFTGEGFTRSEVYIAIQNYLTRNSSSEAKRLKADSMQSNQSLVLTMDDHEEIAEQYEGIKLWWSSGRIINKSQTISFHPATEDKRFFMLTFHRRYRDLIISQYLNHVLKEGKAIKVKNRQRKLFTNQDAQWSHVVFEHPATFKTLAMKPERKKEIMDDLIAFSQAEEFYKEIGRAWKRGYLLYGPPGTGKSTMIAAMANLLGYDIYDLELTSVKNNLELRRLLTEISSKSVVVIEDIDCSLDLTGQRTNKTEKGKKDIDKDPIKRMMMREISDTNPSEVTLSGLLNFIDGLWSACGGERLIVFTTNYVEKLDPALIRKGRMDKHIEMSFCGFEAFKVLAKNYLKIERHPLFSKIEKLISETAITPADVAEHLMPKAVSGDPRDCLESLIEALEELKEEEEERVKAEQNKKKEETC
- the LOC101204167 gene encoding UDP-glycosyltransferase 90A1; this translates as MDSDSQSLHPHIVIFPFMAKGHTIPLLHLLRLLRRRFPHLSLTIFTTPANRPFISQFLSDSSISLVDLCFPQNVPGLPTGVESTDTLPSNSLHRLFCCATELMQPEFEERLQSLPVPVTFLISDMFLWWTLESASKFGIPRIIFSGMSNYCSAVFSAVMKNKALARVVCVEEMVTVSDFPWVKICRGDFDRVFWSEAEEKPTSLDVEFLMKSVHASMKSYGSIVNSFYELEPVFSDYVRNSGRTWNIGPLCLYQCSFEATTNGQTQQPTNQAIGPLWLEWLEGKLRQGDNVLYMAFGTQSEISSEQIKEIEIGLEESGVNFLWVRKKVEEEKETMEDKGFEERTKERGIIVREWVNQWEVLKHEAVKGFFSHCGWNSVIESLSCGVPILTYPLMADQSLNARMVVEELRAGMKAVEGRSLMKGFVKGKDLKRHVKELMEGEEGKEARKKAMEISDMAKKAMAENGSSWRDLELLLQEMCNKSPLLPHSKKCS